Proteins found in one Methanospirillum hungatei JF-1 genomic segment:
- a CDS encoding adenylosuccinate synthetase has translation MSCTIIVGGNFGDEGKGKIVSHVAHQDRPTIITRGGVGPNAGHTVMVGEKKFGVRMCPSGFVYPDARLMIGTGVLVDPRVFKHEIEVLGVEGRIFLDKRCAIIEEAHIQEDKTNTHLSKKVGSTGTGCGPANRDRAMRVARLARDIPELSSYLVDVPLEVNTALDNDENVVIEGTQGFGISLYFGHYPFVTSKDTCAAQMAADNGVGPTRVDDVIVVFKAFPTRVGEGPFSTEMSSEKAHEKGIQEFGTVTGRERRIGTWDGEMARYAAMINGCTQAAITGIDHVDPSCFGATQYSQLTKTAKDFLKQAEDDIGAPVTLISTGPELSQIIDIRAEYE, from the coding sequence ATGAGTTGTACAATAATCGTGGGCGGGAACTTTGGTGATGAAGGGAAAGGAAAGATTGTTTCTCATGTTGCTCACCAGGATCGCCCGACAATAATCACACGGGGAGGTGTTGGTCCGAATGCGGGACATACTGTTATGGTCGGCGAGAAAAAATTCGGCGTCCGCATGTGTCCGTCCGGATTTGTCTATCCTGATGCCAGACTGATGATCGGAACCGGTGTGCTGGTAGATCCGCGTGTATTCAAACATGAAATTGAGGTTCTCGGAGTGGAGGGAAGGATATTCCTGGATAAGCGGTGTGCAATCATTGAAGAAGCACATATTCAGGAGGATAAAACCAACACGCACCTGTCGAAAAAGGTCGGATCAACCGGCACCGGATGTGGCCCTGCAAACCGCGATCGTGCCATGCGGGTTGCCAGACTCGCGCGTGATATTCCTGAGTTGAGTTCATATCTTGTCGATGTCCCACTTGAGGTGAATACCGCGCTTGACAATGATGAAAATGTTGTGATTGAAGGGACACAGGGGTTTGGAATTTCTCTCTACTTCGGCCATTATCCGTTCGTTACCAGCAAAGACACCTGTGCTGCACAGATGGCGGCAGATAATGGTGTCGGGCCGACCAGAGTGGATGACGTCATTGTTGTGTTTAAGGCTTTCCCGACCAGAGTAGGAGAAGGTCCCTTCTCAACTGAGATGTCCAGTGAAAAGGCACATGAAAAGGGCATTCAGGAGTTTGGAACGGTTACCGGCAGAGAACGGCGGATTGGAACCTGGGACGGAGAGATGGCCAGATATGCTGCTATGATAAATGGATGCACCCAGGCAGCTATCACCGGAATTGACCACGTGGATCCCTCCTGTTTTGGTGCTACCCAGTACTCACAGCTGACAAAGACTGCGAAGGATTTCCTGAAACAGGCCGAAGATGACATCGGTGCACCGGTAACACTCATCTCAACCGGACCTGAACTCTCCCAGATTATTGATATACGGGCCGAATACGAATGA
- a CDS encoding methytransferase partner Trm112, producing MKRELYDILCCPVCKGDLELKVTEENDIEIITGSLICHACSVTYPIEDGIPNLLPQNI from the coding sequence ATGAAACGCGAATTATACGATATACTCTGCTGTCCGGTCTGCAAGGGCGACCTTGAACTGAAAGTGACAGAAGAGAATGACATTGAGATCATCACCGGGTCACTCATCTGCCACGCCTGTTCAGTTACATATCCGATAGAAGACGGGATTCCAAACCTTCTTCCCCAGAACATCTAA
- the cbiB gene encoding adenosylcobinamide-phosphate synthase CbiB produces the protein MIIQLPVLFFALLIDRVCGDPKTTLHPVALIGQVIGWWGRPEQYPKPFHRFIGVIGWLGTVILFTMPFALFQMAAPWYVYLIAGPFLLKICFAWRALEEHARAVAQAASKQERAHQASLLVSRDTSVLTEEQILSAAYESVAENLNDSIIAPLFWFLILGLPGAAMYRAINTMDAMLGYTDERKDLGWCAARMDDIFSFIPARICGLLLFIMYAMKGRIKPAYAIFIRDRKKRPGFNGGIPMSLIAGGEGILFEKPGMYRIGEEIKTLREAGPSIIRTVRLSTLLFCLFTGIALVLLDGVPNIYGI, from the coding sequence ATGATAATCCAACTACCTGTCCTTTTTTTTGCACTCCTGATCGACCGGGTGTGCGGTGATCCCAAGACCACCCTCCATCCGGTGGCCCTGATCGGCCAGGTAATTGGCTGGTGGGGAAGACCGGAACAATATCCGAAGCCATTTCACCGGTTTATTGGTGTTATCGGGTGGCTTGGGACTGTAATTCTCTTCACTATGCCTTTTGCTCTCTTCCAGATGGCTGCACCATGGTATGTATACCTGATAGCCGGCCCGTTTCTCCTCAAAATCTGCTTTGCCTGGAGAGCACTTGAAGAGCATGCCAGGGCGGTTGCACAGGCAGCATCCAAGCAGGAACGGGCACACCAGGCCTCTCTTTTGGTATCCAGGGATACGTCAGTACTGACCGAGGAGCAGATCCTCTCTGCCGCCTATGAGTCAGTTGCAGAAAATCTCAATGACAGCATCATCGCTCCCCTCTTCTGGTTTCTCATCCTTGGCCTGCCAGGTGCTGCGATGTACCGGGCGATCAATACCATGGATGCCATGCTGGGGTATACTGATGAGCGAAAAGACCTGGGATGGTGTGCAGCCAGAATGGATGATATCTTCTCCTTCATTCCTGCACGAATATGCGGCCTTCTGCTTTTCATCATGTATGCTATGAAGGGAAGAATCAAACCAGCTTACGCAATCTTCATTCGTGACCGGAAAAAGAGACCAGGATTTAACGGAGGCATCCCTATGTCCCTGATAGCCGGAGGGGAGGGGATACTCTTTGAAAAACCCGGGATGTACCGGATAGGAGAGGAGATTAAGACCCTTCGGGAGGCTGGTCCCTCGATAATCCGGACGGTTCGTCTTTCAACCCTCCTTTTTTGTTTGTTTACCGGTATCGCACTAGTATTATTGGACGGTGTGCCCAACATATACGGAATATGA
- the pdxS gene encoding pyridoxal 5'-phosphate synthase lyase subunit PdxS translates to MILEDLRFGTELIKRGFASMQKGGVIMDVVSAEQAGIAEDAGAVAVMALERVPADIRAAGGVARMADPKKIIEIMDAVSIPVMAKARIGHFVEAQVLEALGVDMIDESEVLTPADEEYHIDKTKFTVPFVCGARNLGEALRRINEGAAMIRTKGEAGTGNVVEAVRHNRTILSEIRKLKGMEEIELVKRARELEAPVDLLIETAKRQRIPVVNFSAGGIATPADAALMMQLGSDGVFVGSGIFKSEQPELMAKAIVEAVNHYNEPAVIAEVSKGLGNAMRGLDIHALPPEEVLSNRGW, encoded by the coding sequence ATGATACTTGAAGACCTCCGGTTCGGCACCGAACTTATTAAACGGGGATTTGCGTCCATGCAAAAAGGGGGCGTAATAATGGATGTGGTATCTGCCGAACAGGCCGGTATTGCAGAAGACGCAGGAGCAGTTGCGGTTATGGCACTTGAGCGTGTTCCTGCCGATATCAGAGCAGCGGGCGGTGTTGCCCGGATGGCAGACCCAAAAAAGATAATCGAGATCATGGACGCGGTCTCCATCCCGGTCATGGCAAAAGCTCGGATTGGTCATTTCGTTGAAGCACAGGTGCTTGAGGCACTGGGTGTTGACATGATCGACGAATCAGAGGTCCTGACCCCTGCTGACGAAGAATACCATATCGATAAGACAAAATTCACCGTCCCCTTTGTCTGTGGTGCACGAAATCTTGGTGAGGCACTGCGCAGGATAAACGAAGGAGCAGCCATGATCCGTACCAAGGGAGAAGCAGGTACAGGAAATGTTGTGGAAGCGGTGCGGCATAACCGGACCATCCTCTCAGAGATCAGAAAACTCAAAGGGATGGAAGAGATTGAACTCGTGAAACGGGCACGGGAACTTGAAGCCCCTGTTGATCTTTTAATTGAAACCGCAAAGCGTCAGCGTATTCCGGTTGTTAACTTCTCTGCAGGAGGCATAGCAACACCCGCAGACGCAGCACTCATGATGCAGCTTGGAAGTGACGGAGTATTTGTCGGTTCAGGAATCTTCAAATCTGAACAGCCTGAACTCATGGCAAAAGCTATCGTTGAGGCAGTAAACCACTACAATGAACCTGCTGTGATAGCTGAGGTCTCCAAAGGGCTGGGCAATGCAATGCGTGGTCTTGACATCCATGCCCTCCCACCTGAAGAGGTGCTCTCAAATCGTGGCTGGTAA
- the pdxT gene encoding pyridoxal 5'-phosphate synthase glutaminase subunit PdxT, translating to MAGNAAVGVLALQGDVSEHISAFESAIQNLGLNIPVVPVRKAEQILDLMALAIPGGESTTIMRLIEKNGMRNIIQNFKGGIFATCAGMVVSARDLINETRFTPLDLLDITVNRNAFGRQRESFEADLQISGFDTPFHAIFIRAPVITRAGPDVTILAEIPQGIVAAKKGKKLILSFHPEISHDLRMHEYFLKDMLG from the coding sequence GTGGCTGGTAATGCTGCGGTTGGTGTCCTGGCACTCCAGGGAGATGTTTCCGAACACATCTCGGCATTTGAGTCGGCAATACAGAACCTGGGACTGAACATCCCGGTTGTTCCCGTTCGAAAAGCGGAGCAGATTTTGGATCTGATGGCGCTTGCAATACCAGGTGGTGAATCCACAACCATCATGCGGCTCATAGAAAAGAACGGAATGAGAAACATCATTCAGAATTTTAAGGGAGGTATCTTTGCAACCTGTGCTGGCATGGTTGTGTCTGCACGGGACCTTATCAACGAAACCAGGTTTACCCCTCTTGACCTCCTCGATATCACCGTCAACAGAAATGCATTCGGAAGGCAGCGCGAATCTTTTGAAGCGGACCTTCAGATATCAGGATTTGATACCCCGTTTCATGCAATATTCATCAGGGCACCGGTGATCACCAGAGCAGGGCCGGATGTTACCATCCTTGCAGAGATTCCACAGGGGATCGTGGCGGCAAAAAAAGGGAAGAAACTCATCCTCTCCTTTCACCCGGAGATCAGCCATGACCTCCGGATGCATGAGTACTTCCTGAAAGATATGCTCGGCTAA
- the gpmA gene encoding 2,3-diphosphoglycerate-dependent phosphoglycerate mutase, whose amino-acid sequence MYTLVLIRHGESLWNRENRFTGWRDIDLSPQGIDEARAAGKALREQGFEFDLAYTSVLKRAIRTLWLIQEEMDLMWIPVIRTWRLNERHYGALTGLNKIETVEKYGEQQVHIWRRSYDIPPPAYTPDNLDNPSYHRRYQEIKRSDLPMTECLKDTVARFIPYWNDEIAPVIRSGKRVLITAHGNSLRALVKHLDNISDTDIPDLNIPTGIPLVYELDDNLKPVRSYYLGDEEKVKAAMEAVKNQGKAK is encoded by the coding sequence ATGTATACACTGGTTCTGATTCGTCATGGAGAAAGTCTCTGGAACCGGGAGAACCGGTTTACCGGCTGGCGTGATATTGATCTCTCCCCCCAGGGCATTGATGAGGCACGGGCTGCAGGCAAAGCGCTCAGGGAGCAGGGTTTTGAGTTTGACCTTGCGTATACGTCAGTTCTGAAACGTGCCATCCGGACACTCTGGCTTATTCAGGAAGAGATGGACCTTATGTGGATTCCGGTGATCCGGACATGGCGCCTGAATGAGCGTCATTATGGGGCTCTGACCGGGCTGAATAAGATCGAGACGGTGGAGAAGTATGGTGAACAGCAGGTTCATATCTGGAGAAGAAGCTATGACATCCCTCCACCGGCCTATACTCCGGATAACCTCGATAATCCATCCTATCACCGCCGGTACCAGGAGATAAAGAGAAGCGATCTGCCGATGACCGAGTGTCTGAAGGATACGGTAGCACGGTTCATCCCGTACTGGAATGACGAGATCGCTCCGGTTATCAGATCAGGAAAGCGGGTTTTGATAACGGCTCACGGGAACAGCCTGCGGGCCCTGGTCAAACATCTTGACAATATATCAGATACTGACATCCCTGATCTGAATATCCCGACCGGTATACCATTGGTGTATGAACTGGATGACAACCTCAAACCGGTCAGATCCTATTATCTTGGCGATGAGGAGAAGGTAAAGGCCGCCATGGAAGCGGTGAAAAATCAGGGAAAAGCGAAGTAA
- a CDS encoding CARDB domain-containing protein → MILFLAVMLPAHAAVNITSEGLIVSETGYAGGSLTVIEVVKNAGDDETGPVTISYYLVNESEGNAKRVPIGSADLESITSGGDYSSVKTFLLPLDLADGAYNFVREVMGKDTTQVQQKTIHIADPLPDGSDADLVGSGLIIPSRAGPGDQIRVIAAVENRGGTDAGMFYVDMYLTNRSVQATEPLLLGTWEVGSVPATGQASTTRTFTIPRDIVAGTYGVLMDVDPGNLVPERDEANNDWYRDGMIRIIAGGPQTIAPPVLMNTTTSIVMISQDQNSSDQS, encoded by the coding sequence ATGATACTGTTCCTTGCCGTTATGCTCCCGGCCCATGCTGCAGTGAATATTACATCAGAGGGATTGATCGTGAGTGAAACCGGATATGCGGGTGGTTCGCTTACGGTGATTGAAGTGGTAAAAAATGCAGGAGATGATGAGACTGGGCCGGTGACCATCTCCTATTATCTGGTAAATGAAAGTGAGGGGAATGCAAAGCGGGTTCCGATTGGATCCGCAGATCTTGAGTCGATAACTTCAGGAGGGGATTATTCAAGCGTAAAGACTTTCCTTTTGCCCCTTGACCTTGCCGATGGTGCATATAACTTTGTCAGGGAGGTCATGGGAAAAGATACCACACAAGTTCAGCAAAAAACGATACATATCGCGGATCCACTCCCCGATGGCAGTGATGCAGACCTGGTGGGATCCGGCCTCATCATCCCCTCTCGTGCCGGACCCGGGGATCAGATTCGGGTTATTGCCGCGGTGGAAAACAGAGGAGGAACTGATGCTGGTATGTTCTATGTTGATATGTACCTGACGAACCGGTCGGTTCAGGCAACTGAGCCACTGCTTCTCGGCACGTGGGAGGTGGGATCAGTACCGGCAACCGGACAGGCGAGCACCACCCGGACTTTTACCATCCCCCGTGATATTGTAGCAGGAACGTACGGCGTACTCATGGATGTGGATCCGGGCAATCTTGTTCCGGAGCGTGATGAAGCGAACAATGACTGGTACCGTGACGGGATGATCCGGATCATCGCCGGAGGGCCGCAGACCATCGCTCCTCCTGTTCTTATGAACACCACTACATCTATTGTCATGATCAGTCAGGACCAGAACTCTTCTGACCAGTCCTGA
- a CDS encoding symporter small accessory protein: MFSVFGITDPAIWMGYAIAIGLAIACVIYGALNWNKGGRDHGS, encoded by the coding sequence ATGTTCTCAGTATTTGGTATTACAGACCCTGCTATCTGGATGGGGTACGCAATCGCGATAGGCCTGGCCATAGCCTGTGTTATCTACGGAGCTCTGAACTGGAACAAAGGAGGACGCGATCATGGCAGTTGA
- a CDS encoding sodium:solute symporter family protein encodes MAVDPAVTIILVLVYVAITLVLGYLGYKKTIHAEDYLLAGRDSHPVIIALSYGATFISTSAIVGFGGVAANLGMGLIWLTVFNIGVGILLAFVLFGKKTREKGAETGAITFPDLMGKIFNTPKLQFISGIIILLGMPLYTAAVLIGGARFLETTLSISYTTALIGFAVIVALYVIYGGLIAVMYTDAFQGAIMLIGMTILLVLTYIYVGGVTAGHKALAAMSDLVPETLAGQGMTGWASMPELGSPIWFTLITTLVLGVGIGVLAQPQLVVRFMTARENRALNRAVLVGGPFILMMTGVAFTVGALTNVYFYQHMGKIAIDAAGGNVDSVIPLYINTAMPDLFVIIFMLTLLSAAMSTLSSLYHTMGTALVCDLWGRGQKCAMSLRANQIGCIVMMILSVVLALAMPASIIARATAMFMGLCASAFLPAFAVGVYSKRPSRAGAMASMISGAFIWFFYTVFIHTAEAKALGISQFLTGSVTILGAPWTVIDPLVIALPISLIVMVSFQVRERSVGVKSQV; translated from the coding sequence ATGGCAGTTGACCCGGCGGTTACGATCATCCTTGTTCTGGTGTATGTTGCAATCACCTTGGTGCTTGGATACCTTGGATACAAAAAAACCATTCATGCAGAAGATTATCTGCTGGCCGGACGGGACAGTCATCCGGTGATCATCGCCCTCTCATATGGTGCGACGTTCATCTCAACATCAGCAATCGTGGGGTTTGGCGGGGTTGCAGCAAACCTTGGTATGGGACTTATCTGGCTGACGGTTTTTAATATAGGGGTAGGGATTCTTCTGGCATTCGTGCTCTTTGGAAAGAAGACACGGGAGAAGGGAGCAGAAACCGGGGCGATTACATTCCCTGACCTTATGGGCAAGATCTTCAATACCCCAAAACTCCAGTTCATCAGTGGTATTATCATCCTGCTGGGGATGCCGCTGTATACCGCTGCGGTTCTGATAGGAGGTGCACGGTTTCTTGAGACGACCTTAAGCATCTCCTACACCACCGCCCTGATTGGATTTGCAGTCATCGTTGCTCTCTATGTCATCTATGGCGGGCTTATTGCAGTTATGTACACCGATGCGTTCCAGGGAGCGATCATGCTCATTGGGATGACAATTCTTCTGGTGCTGACCTACATATATGTCGGTGGCGTGACTGCAGGCCATAAGGCACTCGCTGCCATGTCTGACCTGGTTCCCGAGACACTTGCCGGGCAGGGAATGACGGGGTGGGCATCAATGCCTGAACTAGGCTCACCCATCTGGTTCACCCTGATAACAACGCTTGTCCTTGGTGTTGGTATCGGTGTCCTGGCCCAGCCCCAGCTCGTCGTCAGGTTCATGACCGCACGGGAGAACAGGGCATTAAACCGGGCAGTACTGGTCGGGGGTCCATTCATCCTGATGATGACCGGAGTGGCATTTACGGTTGGTGCATTGACAAATGTCTATTTTTACCAGCACATGGGAAAGATTGCCATTGATGCAGCAGGGGGGAACGTAGACTCGGTCATTCCCCTGTATATCAATACCGCCATGCCAGACCTGTTTGTGATAATCTTTATGCTGACCCTGCTTTCAGCGGCAATGTCCACCCTATCGTCACTCTATCACACCATGGGGACCGCTCTTGTCTGTGACCTCTGGGGCAGAGGACAGAAATGTGCCATGTCACTTCGGGCAAACCAGATTGGATGTATTGTGATGATGATCCTGAGTGTTGTTCTGGCTCTTGCCATGCCGGCGAGCATTATTGCCCGGGCAACTGCGATGTTCATGGGCCTGTGTGCCTCGGCATTTCTCCCGGCATTTGCAGTAGGGGTGTATTCCAAACGACCTTCACGGGCGGGGGCGATGGCCAGTATGATATCAGGAGCGTTCATCTGGTTCTTTTACACGGTTTTTATCCATACCGCCGAAGCAAAGGCCCTTGGGATCTCCCAGTTCCTGACCGGATCAGTAACGATACTGGGTGCACCCTGGACCGTTATCGATCCCCTGGTTATTGCACTCCCAATATCACTCATCGTCATGGTTTCATTTCAGGTTCGTGAACGTAGCGTGGGAGTGAAAAGCCAGGTATAA
- a CDS encoding HepT-like ribonuclease domain-containing protein, with protein sequence MRAEDYADTFLVIAENGVLKRDEAHHLGEMARFRNRLVHQYWRIDIADYAKKILDLLKP encoded by the coding sequence ATACGTGCTGAAGATTATGCAGATACCTTTCTCGTCATAGCTGAAAATGGGGTACTAAAAAGAGACGAGGCTCATCATCTGGGTGAAATGGCTCGGTTTAGAAATCGTCTGGTCCACCAGTACTGGAGAATAGATATTGCGGATTATGCTAAAAAAATCCTCGACCTTTTAAAACCCTAA
- the frhB gene encoding coenzyme F420 hydrogenase subunit beta codes for MDYLGKYKSAVAARSTSAEVLRCSQDGGIVTSMFLYALEEGIIDGAIVAGQGEKPWQPKPIVATTPEEILSSRGTRYNVCPNMSVLKESVRKYGLDKVGIVGTPCQIQALRKAQLYPVGLRDVCDKIALAMGIFCMENFSYQSMTQIVQDHCNVDLHSLKKTDIGKGKYWAYTNRGAVSQIPLKLTHKYEQPGCHVCLDYVANLADISTGSVGSPDGWSTVFIRNNNGENIWNKAVAAGIFETKPIESVKPGLELVTKLATEKITKNQKELEHRATFGVNKGLRNPYI; via the coding sequence ATGGATTATCTTGGCAAATATAAATCCGCAGTCGCTGCCCGCAGCACCAGTGCAGAAGTTCTGCGCTGCTCCCAGGATGGCGGGATTGTCACCTCAATGTTCCTCTACGCTCTTGAAGAGGGTATCATTGATGGTGCAATCGTTGCAGGCCAGGGAGAGAAGCCATGGCAGCCAAAGCCGATTGTGGCAACCACTCCAGAGGAGATCCTGTCTTCACGGGGAACCAGATACAATGTCTGTCCAAACATGTCTGTCCTGAAAGAGTCTGTACGCAAGTATGGTCTTGACAAGGTCGGTATTGTCGGAACTCCCTGTCAGATCCAGGCACTTCGAAAAGCACAACTCTACCCGGTCGGACTTCGTGATGTATGTGACAAGATTGCTCTTGCAATGGGTATTTTCTGTATGGAGAACTTCTCATACCAGAGCATGACTCAGATCGTGCAGGACCACTGCAATGTTGATCTGCACTCACTCAAGAAGACCGATATCGGGAAGGGGAAATACTGGGCATACACCAACCGTGGTGCAGTCTCCCAGATCCCGCTCAAACTCACTCACAAGTACGAACAGCCAGGCTGCCATGTCTGTCTTGACTACGTGGCAAACCTTGCTGATATCTCCACCGGTTCAGTCGGATCTCCTGACGGATGGTCCACTGTGTTTATCCGGAACAACAATGGAGAAAATATCTGGAACAAGGCAGTCGCCGCTGGTATCTTTGAGACCAAGCCGATTGAGAGCGTCAAGCCAGGTCTTGAACTCGTCACTAAGCTTGCAACCGAAAAGATCACCAAGAACCAGAAGGAGCTCGAACACCGTGCAACATTCGGTGTTAACAAGGGTCTCCGCAACCCCTATATCTAA
- the frhG gene encoding coenzyme F420 hydrogenase subunit gamma — protein MGLLSLIFGKKEKKGPAPKSQEPTAPVSKPIAKEEPKKEERPVANKITVGHVHMSGCTGCLVSLADNYEGLFTILDNYADLVYCLTLADARHIPKMDVALVEGSVCLQDELSVEEIKETREKAAVVVALGGCAAYGNITRFCRGGQWNQPQHEGFVPIGDVIDVDVYIPGCAPCPQQIRNVCVMAYLLLKGTPEQQALAKAYLAPLMALASEGSKATSSEACGCDIMTKVINQGLCMGCGTCATSCPVFAITMEEGKPNIQRDMCIKCGACYAACPRAFFSFDVVNQYENILGIIDGAMNPGGN, from the coding sequence ATGGGACTACTATCATTGATCTTCGGGAAAAAGGAGAAGAAGGGACCTGCTCCGAAATCGCAGGAACCTACGGCTCCAGTATCTAAACCGATTGCGAAAGAAGAACCAAAGAAGGAGGAAAGGCCTGTGGCTAACAAAATAACAGTCGGACATGTACACATGAGTGGGTGTACAGGATGTCTTGTCTCCCTCGCCGACAACTACGAGGGGTTATTCACCATCCTTGACAATTACGCTGACCTCGTATATTGTTTAACTCTTGCCGATGCACGTCACATTCCAAAGATGGATGTTGCACTGGTTGAGGGGTCAGTCTGTCTGCAGGATGAACTGTCAGTAGAAGAGATTAAAGAAACCCGTGAGAAAGCAGCAGTTGTTGTTGCTCTCGGTGGCTGTGCTGCATATGGAAATATCACCCGGTTCTGCCGTGGTGGACAGTGGAACCAGCCACAGCATGAGGGATTTGTCCCAATCGGTGATGTCATCGATGTGGATGTGTATATCCCCGGCTGTGCTCCATGCCCGCAGCAGATCAGAAATGTCTGTGTCATGGCATACCTGCTCCTGAAGGGAACTCCCGAGCAGCAGGCACTTGCAAAAGCATACCTTGCACCGCTCATGGCACTTGCCAGTGAGGGAAGCAAGGCAACTTCAAGTGAGGCATGTGGCTGTGACATCATGACCAAGGTTATTAACCAGGGTCTGTGTATGGGCTGTGGTACCTGTGCCACGTCCTGTCCGGTCTTCGCCATCACCATGGAAGAAGGCAAGCCTAACATCCAGCGTGATATGTGTATCAAGTGTGGAGCCTGCTATGCAGCCTGCCCACGTGCATTCTTCAGCTTTGATGTTGTGAACCAGTACGAAAACATCCTTGGTATTATTGATGGTGCCATGAACCCGGGAGGGAACTAA
- the frhD gene encoding coenzyme F420-reducing hydrogenase, FrhD protein yields MLFQEIVICGCGNPLFADDGFGPAVVEELQKLDLPENVKVIDAGLGGPHFLFTLLAQSDEPVKHLFIIDIADFGGKPGEIAIISPDDLPPGKYRDAHSWDLTEPIHQLKNRVKIDIIGCQPKRVSEPEFEIGLSEEVTEAIPRTVQLVLKMIGVNHGTTIIDLREKGEEGTCSEIAGTYGSSI; encoded by the coding sequence ATGCTGTTCCAGGAGATCGTAATCTGCGGGTGCGGAAACCCGCTCTTTGCGGATGATGGGTTTGGACCGGCCGTAGTCGAGGAACTCCAGAAACTCGACCTGCCCGAGAATGTAAAGGTAATAGATGCCGGCCTTGGTGGTCCGCATTTCCTCTTTACCCTTCTTGCGCAATCGGATGAACCGGTCAAACACCTTTTCATCATAGATATTGCTGATTTCGGAGGAAAACCTGGAGAGATTGCAATCATCAGCCCTGATGATCTGCCACCGGGAAAATACCGGGATGCTCATTCCTGGGATTTAACCGAACCCATTCACCAGCTGAAAAACCGGGTGAAGATTGATATCATCGGGTGTCAGCCGAAGCGGGTTTCTGAACCAGAATTTGAGATAGGACTCTCCGAAGAGGTAACAGAAGCGATCCCAAGGACAGTACAGCTCGTGCTGAAAATGATTGGGGTAAATCATGGGACTACTATCATTGATCTTCGGGAAAAAGGAGAAGAAGGGACCTGCTCCGAAATCGCAGGAACCTACGGCTCCAGTATCTAA